In one Pseudomonas sp. SG20056 genomic region, the following are encoded:
- a CDS encoding acyl-CoA dehydrogenase family protein — MNLETPKKFRGLVNQAHQVAENYFRPISRKYDKAEHAYPKELDLLAALLDGMNAGSPDAIGATSASKRGAAREQQEGIKNGGNLSALLGVMELCWGDVGLLLAMPRQGLGNAAIAAVANDEQLARFGGTWAAMAITEPGCGSDSAAIRTTAIRDGDHYVLNGEKIYVTSGERADAVVVWATLDKSLGRAAIKSFVVEHGTPGMTVTRLEKKLGIKASDTAAISFSDCRVPAANLLGNPEIDVQKGFAGVMETFDNTRPLVAGMAVGVAKASLDRTRELLKKVCKLDYRTPLLSVSHAEATLYRLEAEWEAARLLTLKAAWMADNKLPNSKEASIAKAKAGRVANEVTLKCVELAGALGYGEDELLEKWARDSKILDIFEGTQQIQLLIVARRLLGKSSSELK, encoded by the coding sequence ATGAACCTGGAAACTCCAAAGAAATTCCGTGGCCTGGTTAATCAGGCCCATCAGGTGGCGGAAAACTATTTCCGGCCGATTTCACGCAAATACGACAAGGCCGAGCATGCCTATCCCAAGGAGCTGGACCTGCTCGCGGCCCTGCTCGATGGCATGAACGCCGGCTCGCCGGACGCCATTGGCGCCACCTCGGCGAGCAAGCGCGGTGCGGCCCGCGAGCAGCAGGAAGGCATCAAGAATGGCGGCAATCTGTCGGCCCTGCTCGGGGTGATGGAGCTGTGCTGGGGCGATGTCGGCCTGCTGCTGGCCATGCCGCGTCAGGGGCTGGGTAATGCGGCGATTGCTGCAGTGGCCAATGATGAACAACTAGCGCGCTTCGGCGGCACCTGGGCGGCCATGGCGATTACCGAGCCGGGCTGCGGGTCGGACTCGGCGGCGATCCGCACCACGGCGATCAGGGATGGCGATCACTACGTGCTCAACGGCGAGAAGATCTACGTCACCTCTGGCGAGCGTGCCGACGCCGTGGTGGTGTGGGCCACCCTGGACAAGAGCCTCGGCCGTGCAGCGATCAAGTCCTTCGTGGTGGAGCACGGCACGCCGGGGATGACCGTGACGCGGCTGGAAAAGAAGCTCGGCATCAAGGCGTCGGACACCGCCGCGATCAGCTTCAGCGATTGTCGGGTGCCGGCCGCCAACCTGCTCGGCAACCCGGAAATCGACGTGCAGAAGGGCTTTGCCGGGGTGATGGAAACCTTCGACAACACCCGTCCGCTGGTCGCCGGGATGGCAGTGGGGGTGGCCAAGGCCTCGCTGGATCGTACCCGCGAGCTGCTGAAAAAAGTCTGCAAGCTGGATTACCGTACGCCGTTGCTCAGCGTCAGCCATGCCGAGGCGACCCTCTACCGCCTGGAGGCCGAATGGGAGGCCGCGCGCCTGCTGACCTTGAAAGCCGCCTGGATGGCCGACAACAAACTGCCCAACTCCAAGGAGGCCTCCATCGCCAAAGCCAAGGCTGGGCGCGTGGCCAACGAGGTGACGCTGAAATGTGTCGAACTGGCCGGTGCGTTGGGTTACGGCGAAGATGAGCTGCTGGAAAAATGGGCGCGCGACTCGAAGATTCTCGACATCTTTGAAGGCACCCAGCAGATCCAGTTGCTGATTGTGGCGCGGCGGTTGCTGGGCAAGAGCTCCAGCGAATTGAAGTAG